One part of the Polyangiaceae bacterium genome encodes these proteins:
- a CDS encoding RNA polymerase sigma factor, translating to MTTLTLNSPWQLPSWRECFGPVFWARGEEQLEARPSRPAWDTLDGARAAMSTTAPPPEDAPSPEFSRALAELRPALQGYIRRRLGPGSNHADVEDCLSETLRRALEGRHKLRSLEDLSRWAFGIARHVTIDRRRGASREVVLDTTTDTAWDGASPEYELIDRRRKQALLVALETLPAQERRALIFFHAENKSYKEISQMLGVPLGTVCTWIARARKRLEQELIEA from the coding sequence ATGACCACTTTGACGCTGAATTCGCCCTGGCAGCTCCCAAGCTGGCGCGAGTGTTTCGGCCCAGTGTTCTGGGCGCGGGGCGAGGAGCAGCTCGAGGCGCGACCCTCGCGACCCGCTTGGGATACCCTCGACGGCGCCCGAGCTGCCATGAGCACGACCGCGCCGCCGCCGGAGGACGCTCCAAGTCCTGAGTTCAGCCGAGCCCTGGCTGAACTCAGGCCCGCGCTCCAAGGCTATATTCGACGCCGCCTGGGACCAGGCAGCAATCACGCCGACGTCGAGGACTGCCTGAGTGAGACGTTGCGCCGCGCCCTGGAGGGACGTCACAAGCTGCGCTCCCTCGAGGACTTGAGCCGCTGGGCGTTTGGAATCGCACGCCACGTGACCATCGACCGCAGGCGAGGCGCCTCGCGCGAGGTTGTGCTCGACACGACTACTGATACGGCCTGGGACGGCGCCTCCCCCGAGTACGAATTGATAGACCGCCGTCGCAAGCAAGCGCTGCTGGTGGCCCTCGAGACGTTGCCCGCTCAAGAACGGCGCGCTCTGATATTTTTCCACGCAGAAAATAAAAGCTACAAGGAAATCTCGCAGATGCTTGGCGTGCCCCTGGGCACCGTCTGCACCTGGATCGCCCGAGCGCGCAAGCGACTCGAGCAAGAGCTCATCGAGGCCTGA
- the gspN gene encoding type II secretion system protein GspN, whose translation MSPRGKKILKWVGYPFFYLFALVVFLYLTLPTDRAKAKIEAEFNARQTDENPLTLRIGDLDTYWLSGVEVEDVELVGQPKVKEDGKLGKAERFSITRATARASIWSAIVGDTSVSFDAEAFDGTIKGTYGNEDGTQHIHIEVADLGVDKLPFVQAAIGIPMQGSMTGSVDLTIPGGKLAEADGTVDLEVQGLRVGDGKTKIRDTIALPEIKAGTLSLKAEAAAGTVTVSELKCDGTDIKVDAAGKIKLRDPFDSSLAEMTLSFSFKDAYRNKNEMTAALLGKPGGPPGVLDLDPKVKRAKKPDGSYAWRLSGPVGKLRFDPASGGASLRGNSIRNRLKGGSVLQRK comes from the coding sequence ATGAGCCCCCGCGGGAAAAAGATCCTGAAGTGGGTAGGCTACCCCTTCTTCTACCTGTTCGCGCTGGTCGTATTCCTCTACCTGACGCTGCCCACGGATCGCGCCAAAGCCAAGATCGAAGCGGAGTTCAACGCTAGGCAGACCGACGAGAACCCGCTCACGCTGCGCATCGGGGACCTAGACACCTATTGGCTTAGCGGCGTCGAGGTTGAGGACGTGGAGCTGGTCGGTCAACCCAAGGTCAAAGAAGACGGCAAGCTGGGGAAGGCCGAGCGTTTCTCGATCACCCGCGCGACCGCGCGTGCGTCGATTTGGAGCGCGATCGTCGGCGACACGTCGGTGTCGTTCGACGCAGAGGCGTTCGACGGCACCATCAAGGGCACCTACGGGAACGAGGACGGGACGCAGCACATCCACATCGAGGTCGCGGATCTCGGTGTAGACAAGCTGCCGTTCGTCCAGGCAGCCATCGGGATCCCGATGCAAGGCTCGATGACTGGTAGCGTGGATCTGACGATCCCTGGTGGAAAGCTTGCGGAAGCCGACGGCACCGTCGATCTCGAGGTCCAGGGTCTACGAGTAGGCGACGGAAAGACGAAAATCCGCGACACCATCGCGCTACCTGAGATCAAGGCGGGAACCTTGAGCTTGAAAGCTGAGGCCGCGGCGGGCACCGTGACGGTGTCCGAGCTGAAGTGCGACGGTACGGATATCAAGGTTGACGCCGCTGGAAAGATCAAGCTGCGAGACCCCTTCGATAGTTCCCTCGCGGAAATGACTCTGAGCTTCTCGTTCAAGGACGCTTACCGAAACAAGAACGAGATGACCGCGGCGCTCCTCGGCAAGCCTGGTGGCCCTCCGGGCGTTCTTGACTTGGATCCCAAGGTGAAGCGAGCGAAAAAGCCGGACGGCTCCTACGCTTGGCGCTTGAGTGGGCCCGTCGGCAAGCTTCGATTCGATCCGGCGAGCGGTGGCGCATCATTGCGGGGCAACTCGATCCGCAACCGGCTCAAGGGCGGCAGCGTCTTGCAGCGGAAGTGA
- a CDS encoding 3-isopropylmalate dehydratase yields MPQKILAGRSDDPLLQNDLTRVKVDQVILARDPSRTINEALARGLRKVAVETAVAYETHCVARKGEDNTGRVPDSIVQQGVLLSRAGIGFPAAVHLERFGSPARLAVTDEPRMAATGGVGMLTLVVSPSQLADAMLAGSLKVRPPRSVQVLLSGRIRPFVCVRDVALELLRRGIGEIIERIDREHGAPVVLEFAGPSARLISVPDRAVLCALAPQLGAAGAVFVSDEKTEVYLRDQRRSKAHRALSPDAGAPCDDVLTVDLSAVDPLVLDVDGKVKPVRELKGKSVRQVILGGDCGASLRDILAAAALLKSKRVPTRLDLLLVPPSRQVLEVLAKAGALVDLIATGARLLEPDHRVLTGELYPPPSDGVSLRTFDAEPSSEGRFVVGSAETLAYAVAYGEMGDPRSFKRPVRVTVPRALPTDDVLVVRKAKGKAKALDDDASKHQFPAAVPWSGETTLRVVANATSLDAPSAFVLSNPGDVHWLARSAPTLAPALRAVVAPYVPSALVPLLSGLGVLALTADVETVGRLAKQTELVLPAPESWDGQKTLSAKAGDQQFDLTWLALDAERNWTKLGTASEAGPQKPRKSSAS; encoded by the coding sequence ATGCCCCAGAAGATCCTCGCGGGACGTAGCGACGACCCGCTACTCCAGAACGATCTGACACGAGTCAAAGTCGATCAGGTCATTCTGGCGAGGGATCCATCCCGCACCATCAACGAGGCGTTGGCTCGTGGGTTGCGCAAGGTCGCCGTGGAAACTGCGGTGGCTTACGAGACCCACTGCGTCGCCCGCAAGGGAGAAGACAACACGGGGCGCGTGCCGGACAGCATCGTCCAGCAGGGTGTGCTCCTATCCCGCGCGGGCATCGGCTTCCCGGCTGCCGTGCACCTCGAACGCTTTGGCTCACCGGCGCGTCTCGCGGTCACGGACGAGCCTCGCATGGCAGCCACCGGAGGCGTCGGGATGCTGACCCTGGTGGTATCGCCGTCCCAGCTAGCGGACGCGATGTTGGCCGGCTCCTTGAAAGTCCGGCCGCCTCGGAGCGTTCAGGTCTTGCTGAGCGGCCGCATCCGACCCTTCGTGTGCGTGCGCGACGTGGCTCTCGAACTCTTGCGGCGCGGAATCGGCGAGATCATCGAGCGCATCGATCGGGAGCACGGAGCACCGGTGGTGCTCGAGTTCGCTGGGCCTTCCGCCAGGCTCATCTCCGTCCCCGATCGCGCCGTGCTGTGCGCGCTGGCTCCACAACTCGGCGCAGCAGGCGCGGTGTTCGTCAGTGACGAAAAGACCGAAGTCTACCTGCGCGATCAACGCCGCTCGAAGGCGCATCGCGCGCTCTCTCCCGACGCAGGCGCACCCTGCGACGACGTCTTGACCGTCGATCTGTCTGCGGTTGACCCACTGGTGCTCGACGTAGATGGCAAGGTGAAGCCAGTCCGCGAGCTCAAGGGTAAATCCGTACGGCAAGTCATCCTGGGAGGCGACTGCGGCGCGAGCCTGCGGGATATCCTCGCGGCAGCGGCGCTGCTCAAGAGCAAGCGGGTGCCGACGCGGCTTGATCTCCTGCTGGTCCCGCCTTCCCGCCAAGTTCTTGAAGTGCTCGCCAAGGCGGGCGCGCTGGTCGACCTGATCGCGACGGGTGCGCGCCTACTCGAGCCGGACCATCGGGTACTCACAGGCGAGCTCTATCCTCCGCCGAGCGATGGTGTCAGTCTGCGGACCTTCGACGCGGAGCCCAGCTCCGAGGGGCGCTTCGTCGTGGGCTCTGCGGAGACCCTGGCCTACGCGGTCGCGTACGGGGAAATGGGCGACCCGCGAAGCTTCAAGCGACCGGTCCGCGTGACGGTTCCTCGCGCCCTACCGACCGACGATGTGCTCGTTGTGCGCAAGGCCAAGGGCAAGGCCAAGGCTTTGGACGATGACGCATCCAAGCATCAGTTCCCTGCGGCAGTACCCTGGTCCGGCGAGACGACCCTGCGCGTGGTGGCCAACGCAACGAGCCTCGACGCGCCGTCGGCGTTCGTCTTGTCGAATCCGGGCGACGTACACTGGCTAGCCCGCAGCGCGCCCACGCTCGCTCCGGCCTTGCGCGCAGTCGTGGCCCCGTATGTCCCGTCCGCCCTAGTTCCCCTGTTGTCCGGGCTCGGAGTGTTGGCGCTCACCGCCGACGTCGAGACCGTTGGCCGTCTCGCAAAACAGACCGAGTTGGTGCTGCCCGCGCCGGAGAGCTGGGACGGCCAGAAGACGCTGAGCGCAAAGGCGGGGGACCAGCAGTTCGACCTCACGTGGCTGGCTTTGGACGCTGAGCGAAACTGGACGAAGCTCGGGACCGCAAGCGAAGCAGGCCCACAAAAACCGCGAAAATCCAGCGCGAGCTGA
- a CDS encoding tetratricopeptide repeat protein, which translates to MDILRAELERLFELDEIINLTRGVLGIEPEAVGGTAAKGSFVRALTEHCAEVDAIEALCDAVLATKEETSPKLSQIRVHGLSQPEELELGKAFGDFQLTRKLGEGRLGVSYVARRGDQDYRLKVIRREATRDQRGLMRFLTVSRLIAQTDHAGLPTGLEVGEVDGRHYVAHHFVDAQPLAARIERTGPMHINEARPLLQGILEPLAALHKKRIAHGDLRLENVLVSRGSDGTSRLVLQDAGSDRLRARARVNSGQRELFSTVGSPKTVSPEQIRGMGADPRADVYSFGALLFEVLSGKPPFEAKTAIDAAIGHLKQEPVAPSSVAPRGWVTTELDEFVLRLLNKDPDKRPADAKVLLEALETLGRGSMAKREQKIDDAELDERIDALVADPEDADAALALEAAVEEGADAARVAEAFSMAADQLEASDKDQKEARKGLLFRAARLYEHAKTDDKAEQVYVWLTELDPTDDIAVTGLEDTRRRLGKYEELVEMLLARSEGAESRTERARALAEIGHLYAHELDDHEQALVAYTQAYCEDAESDEYADQIEKLVGSNTESWNEVLHTCNEAVAEDLPQEVKTLLLLRMGKWYAEGVSRPDLALPCYQAVIANEPANEAALDGMTRIYRKAQQWPELGMVLTRRADAAPTPARSRDFRAEAAEILEHQLGDTGGARDLYEQVLAEDPGHAKASEALAKIYERTNDYAGLVKILDRRADALRGDEKLFVMCRAAEIHEDNLRDEAEATRRYQTVLEEDNSNLDALRGLDRLLSKAGRYQELLENLARQIQLAATPRQKITLLERVAGIHDEEFLDHAKATDAWEAVLKIDPAHESALTALSRHYRALDRWEDLAELYEQHLKLVTDPGRRVELALAHGRVLSEQIGSPERATHAYERVLEVDPEHAGALEALARLRESSGDADAALDAIEALAAKASSPEAKAEQYIRAAKLLEGRGDRDSAIERYKLALDANPKDSTAAAALREAYAARGDANAAMQLLQRELEQTEGDRAKAKLAAEMAKLARDRLKDEAKAEDAAKKALGFDPTNLVALSILGDQAFAAKRFVEAATHYELVANRADSLEKAEATRILVNFVDALSQSGSTEKALAPMDTLQRIAPDDREALMRVARVTFEHGAPARAYEMYTDLLARFAKDLSDHEHAAALYRLGESARRLGKLDEAKAPLEEALDLNPSDLTPMSSLAELLLEKGDFQAALTIKSQHLEAVEGDERVRLLMEMGDIASEKLNDRTQAAKSYVAALEEKPDDRRLLTKLMQLYSEEKDWGKLVEVVLRLAEFVDDSRQKAKYMHTAAIVSGRQMGDVDRAIEYYERVLELDPEMGKALTEAIELQRQRGDHEAVEKLLKRRLKRASEKKDTKTLLETFTELGELYEKQLGWTDKAIDAFEAAHTLDPENKERSELLANLYASDPHKHLGKAVTAQLAILRQNPYRPDSYKLLRRLYTEVKRADAAWCLCQALFVMNLAEPDEERFFRRMRSETPAHAQDAFNDEDWLGRVFHNFADPLLTSVFALIEPAVILTRGQSFVDLGYDQSYQVDLATDPYPMSQTLHYAAGVLGMQAPPTFHNPNDPGGLSFLHAHAPSIVLGTAALSAEVPPQAAAFIAARHLTYFRPGMYVRHLVPSGTGLKSWLFAAIKLNAPQFPVAPSLEGPVRDSIEALERHLSAQARDQLARVVAKLLESGGALDLKRWVAGVDLTADRAGLVVCHDLETAAEIIKASDEASSAVPAQERLKELVLYGVSEPFFELRQRLMIGVDS; encoded by the coding sequence ATGGACATTCTGCGTGCGGAGCTAGAACGACTGTTCGAGCTCGATGAAATCATCAACCTCACGCGCGGCGTGCTGGGGATCGAGCCAGAGGCGGTCGGTGGAACCGCCGCCAAGGGCTCGTTCGTGCGCGCCCTCACTGAGCATTGCGCCGAGGTCGACGCGATCGAGGCGCTGTGTGACGCCGTGCTCGCGACCAAGGAGGAGACGAGCCCCAAGCTGAGTCAGATCCGCGTCCACGGGCTGTCTCAGCCGGAGGAGCTGGAGCTGGGAAAGGCGTTCGGGGATTTCCAGCTGACGCGCAAGCTTGGCGAAGGCCGACTGGGAGTCAGCTATGTCGCTCGCAGGGGCGACCAGGACTATCGCCTCAAGGTCATCCGGCGCGAGGCAACGCGCGATCAACGGGGACTGATGCGTTTCCTTACGGTAAGCCGGTTGATCGCGCAAACGGATCACGCTGGTTTGCCCACTGGTCTCGAGGTCGGCGAAGTGGACGGGCGGCACTACGTCGCCCATCATTTCGTGGACGCTCAGCCGCTGGCAGCGCGCATCGAGCGGACCGGTCCGATGCACATCAACGAGGCACGCCCCCTCCTGCAGGGCATCCTCGAGCCGCTGGCGGCACTGCACAAGAAGCGCATCGCCCATGGCGACTTGCGACTGGAAAACGTCCTGGTCTCCCGCGGTAGCGACGGAACCAGCCGCCTGGTGCTGCAAGACGCGGGCTCCGACCGTCTCCGGGCTCGGGCGCGCGTGAACAGCGGGCAGCGGGAACTCTTCAGCACCGTAGGCTCACCCAAGACCGTTTCGCCGGAGCAAATCCGTGGCATGGGCGCGGACCCTCGGGCAGACGTCTACTCCTTTGGTGCTCTGCTGTTCGAAGTACTGAGCGGCAAGCCGCCCTTCGAGGCGAAGACCGCGATCGACGCGGCGATCGGTCACCTCAAGCAGGAACCGGTCGCTCCCAGCAGCGTGGCACCTCGGGGCTGGGTGACGACGGAGCTCGACGAGTTCGTGCTCAGATTGCTCAACAAGGACCCCGACAAGCGGCCCGCCGACGCGAAGGTTTTGCTCGAGGCTCTCGAGACGCTCGGTCGAGGCAGCATGGCCAAGCGCGAGCAAAAGATCGACGACGCCGAGCTCGACGAACGCATCGATGCGCTGGTCGCTGACCCCGAAGACGCGGACGCTGCGCTGGCCCTCGAAGCGGCCGTCGAAGAAGGCGCCGACGCAGCACGAGTAGCCGAAGCGTTCAGCATGGCCGCTGACCAACTGGAGGCAAGCGACAAGGACCAGAAGGAAGCCAGGAAGGGTCTCCTTTTCCGCGCGGCAAGGCTCTACGAGCACGCGAAGACCGACGACAAGGCGGAGCAGGTATACGTCTGGCTCACTGAGCTCGACCCGACGGACGACATCGCCGTCACCGGGCTAGAAGATACGCGGCGACGCCTTGGCAAATACGAGGAACTGGTCGAGATGTTGCTCGCACGCTCCGAGGGCGCGGAGAGCCGCACCGAGCGCGCGCGGGCCCTGGCGGAGATCGGCCACCTGTACGCCCACGAGCTCGACGATCACGAGCAGGCCCTGGTCGCTTACACCCAGGCCTACTGTGAAGACGCCGAGAGCGACGAATACGCCGACCAGATCGAGAAGCTCGTCGGCTCCAACACAGAATCGTGGAACGAAGTCCTCCACACCTGTAACGAGGCAGTCGCCGAGGACCTGCCGCAAGAGGTGAAGACGCTCCTGCTCCTGCGTATGGGCAAGTGGTACGCCGAGGGCGTCAGCCGTCCAGACCTCGCCCTCCCCTGCTACCAGGCGGTGATCGCGAACGAGCCAGCCAACGAGGCCGCCCTCGACGGCATGACCCGCATCTACCGCAAGGCCCAGCAGTGGCCAGAACTCGGGATGGTCCTCACGCGGCGCGCCGACGCGGCGCCCACACCGGCGCGCTCTCGTGACTTCCGCGCGGAAGCCGCAGAGATTCTGGAGCATCAGCTCGGGGACACCGGCGGCGCGCGTGATTTGTACGAACAAGTCCTGGCCGAGGATCCAGGACACGCCAAAGCCAGCGAGGCGCTGGCGAAGATCTACGAACGCACCAACGACTACGCGGGTCTGGTGAAGATCTTGGATCGCCGCGCCGACGCCCTGCGGGGCGACGAGAAGCTGTTCGTGATGTGCCGCGCGGCAGAGATCCACGAGGATAACCTGCGCGATGAAGCTGAGGCGACTCGCCGCTATCAGACGGTCCTCGAAGAGGACAACTCGAACTTGGACGCGCTGCGCGGTCTCGATCGCCTGCTGAGCAAGGCCGGCCGGTACCAGGAGTTGCTGGAAAACCTGGCCCGCCAAATCCAGCTCGCGGCGACCCCGCGCCAGAAAATCACGCTGCTGGAACGTGTCGCCGGTATTCACGACGAGGAGTTCCTCGATCACGCAAAGGCCACGGACGCGTGGGAGGCGGTGCTCAAGATCGATCCCGCCCACGAGTCTGCGTTGACTGCGCTATCCCGGCACTACCGCGCGCTCGATCGCTGGGAAGACCTGGCCGAGCTTTATGAGCAGCACCTGAAGCTCGTGACCGACCCCGGACGGCGCGTTGAGCTGGCACTCGCACACGGTCGAGTGTTGAGCGAGCAGATCGGGAGCCCCGAGCGGGCGACCCACGCTTATGAGCGAGTGCTCGAGGTCGATCCCGAGCACGCCGGAGCCCTCGAGGCCCTGGCTCGGTTGCGTGAATCCAGCGGTGACGCTGACGCGGCGCTGGACGCAATCGAGGCCCTGGCCGCAAAGGCAAGCTCACCCGAAGCCAAAGCGGAACAATACATCCGCGCGGCAAAGCTCCTCGAAGGACGCGGCGATCGGGACAGCGCTATCGAGCGCTACAAGCTCGCCCTGGACGCGAACCCGAAGGACAGCACCGCCGCCGCAGCACTGCGCGAGGCATACGCGGCGCGAGGCGACGCCAACGCGGCGATGCAGCTGCTTCAGCGAGAGCTGGAGCAAACCGAGGGCGACCGCGCCAAGGCCAAGCTCGCCGCCGAGATGGCAAAGCTGGCTCGCGACCGCCTCAAGGACGAGGCGAAAGCGGAAGACGCCGCGAAGAAGGCTCTTGGCTTCGACCCCACGAACTTGGTGGCGCTCAGTATCCTCGGTGACCAGGCGTTCGCCGCAAAGCGCTTTGTCGAGGCCGCCACGCATTACGAGCTCGTCGCTAACCGCGCCGACTCTCTAGAGAAGGCCGAAGCGACGCGCATCCTCGTAAACTTCGTCGATGCGCTGAGCCAGAGCGGCTCCACGGAGAAGGCCCTGGCCCCGATGGACACGCTACAGCGCATCGCTCCCGACGATCGTGAAGCGCTGATGCGAGTCGCACGCGTGACCTTCGAGCACGGCGCCCCGGCGCGCGCCTACGAGATGTACACAGACCTGCTCGCGCGTTTCGCCAAGGACCTCTCGGATCACGAGCACGCGGCAGCGCTCTATCGCCTCGGTGAGTCCGCCCGCCGACTCGGAAAGCTGGACGAAGCGAAGGCACCTCTCGAAGAAGCCCTGGACCTCAATCCGTCGGACCTCACCCCCATGAGCTCCCTAGCCGAGTTGCTCTTGGAGAAGGGTGACTTCCAGGCGGCACTGACCATCAAGAGTCAGCACCTCGAGGCGGTCGAGGGTGACGAACGCGTGCGCCTGCTAATGGAGATGGGCGATATCGCCTCGGAGAAGCTCAACGACCGCACCCAAGCGGCCAAGAGCTACGTCGCGGCGCTGGAGGAGAAACCCGACGATCGCCGTCTGCTCACGAAGCTGATGCAGCTCTACAGCGAGGAAAAGGACTGGGGAAAGCTGGTAGAAGTGGTGCTCCGTCTCGCCGAGTTCGTCGACGACTCCCGCCAAAAGGCGAAGTACATGCACACCGCAGCTATCGTTTCCGGACGGCAAATGGGCGATGTGGATCGCGCAATCGAATACTACGAAAGAGTCCTCGAACTCGACCCGGAGATGGGCAAGGCGCTGACCGAGGCCATCGAACTCCAGCGGCAGCGCGGTGACCACGAGGCGGTCGAGAAGCTCTTGAAGCGTCGCCTGAAGCGCGCTTCCGAGAAGAAGGACACGAAGACGCTACTCGAGACCTTTACTGAGCTTGGAGAGCTCTACGAGAAGCAGCTCGGGTGGACCGACAAGGCAATCGATGCGTTCGAGGCGGCCCACACCCTGGATCCCGAGAACAAGGAGCGCAGCGAGCTGCTCGCGAATCTCTACGCCTCGGATCCGCACAAGCACCTCGGCAAGGCCGTAACGGCGCAGCTTGCCATCTTGCGCCAGAACCCCTACCGCCCCGACTCCTACAAGCTCCTGCGGCGCCTCTACACCGAGGTCAAGCGCGCAGACGCGGCGTGGTGCTTGTGCCAAGCGTTGTTCGTAATGAATCTCGCGGAACCAGATGAGGAGCGCTTCTTCCGCCGCATGCGTTCGGAGACGCCCGCGCACGCTCAGGACGCCTTCAACGACGAGGACTGGTTGGGACGCGTGTTCCACAACTTCGCGGACCCGCTGCTGACCAGCGTGTTCGCCCTGATCGAACCCGCCGTCATCCTCACCCGTGGTCAGAGCTTCGTGGATCTCGGATACGATCAATCTTACCAGGTGGACCTCGCAACGGACCCTTACCCGATGAGCCAGACGCTGCACTACGCCGCCGGCGTGCTCGGGATGCAGGCGCCCCCGACGTTCCACAATCCCAACGACCCGGGCGGGCTGTCGTTCCTTCACGCTCACGCGCCGTCCATCGTGCTCGGTACGGCCGCGCTCAGCGCCGAGGTCCCGCCGCAAGCTGCTGCGTTCATTGCCGCTCGCCACCTCACGTATTTCCGCCCAGGAATGTACGTGCGACACCTCGTACCGTCCGGTACTGGCCTCAAGTCGTGGCTGTTCGCGGCGATCAAGCTCAACGCGCCGCAGTTCCCGGTTGCGCCCTCCTTGGAGGGCCCGGTGCGCGACTCGATCGAGGCGCTGGAGCGACACCTCTCGGCTCAGGCCCGCGACCAGCTCGCTCGCGTGGTCGCGAAGCTCCTAGAGAGCGGCGGCGCGCTGGACCTGAAGCGCTGGGTCGCTGGCGTGGACCTGACCGCCGATCGGGCGGGTCTCGTGGTGTGCCACGACCTCGAGACCGCTGCCGAGATCATCAAGGCATCGGACGAGGCGTCGAGCGCCGTGCCAGCGCAGGAGCGGCTCAAGGAGCTGGTGCTCTACGGTGTCAGCGAGCCGTTCTTCGAGCTTCGGCAGCGCCTGATGATCGGCGTCGATTCCTGA
- a CDS encoding septum formation initiator family protein gives MLHRQLFFERVLPIAILALAAVSVPWLMLSPEGLPRLDRLRAERAEVDDEVSKLSQEIHELRAEQARIKQDPTAVEQVARDELGLVRQTEIVYQFSK, from the coding sequence ATGTTGCATCGTCAGCTGTTCTTCGAGCGCGTGCTTCCCATCGCAATCTTGGCGTTGGCGGCGGTTTCCGTGCCCTGGCTGATGTTGTCTCCAGAAGGGCTTCCGCGCCTCGACCGGCTTCGCGCCGAGCGTGCCGAGGTGGATGATGAAGTGTCGAAGCTCAGCCAGGAGATCCACGAACTGCGAGCGGAGCAGGCCCGAATCAAGCAGGACCCCACCGCGGTCGAGCAGGTGGCGCGAGACGAGCTTGGCTTGGTGCGACAGACCGAAATCGTCTATCAGTTCTCGAAGTAG
- a CDS encoding VOC family protein, whose amino-acid sequence MTSRPFRVLGVQQIAIGGASKSALQKLWLDVFGLNKIGEFKSERENVDEDIAVCGKGPFKVEIDLMQPIDPEKKPKVNEPPLNHMGLWIDDLQAAVTWLEAQGVRFTPGGIRKGAAGHDVCFIHPKGNADFPLGGEGVLIELVQAPADVIAAFDAL is encoded by the coding sequence ATGACGAGTCGTCCGTTCCGAGTCCTAGGCGTACAACAGATCGCAATCGGCGGCGCGAGCAAGAGCGCGCTGCAGAAGCTCTGGCTCGACGTCTTCGGTCTAAACAAGATCGGTGAGTTCAAGAGCGAGCGCGAGAACGTCGACGAGGACATTGCCGTCTGCGGCAAAGGGCCCTTCAAGGTCGAAATCGACTTGATGCAGCCCATCGATCCCGAGAAGAAGCCCAAGGTGAACGAGCCTCCGCTGAACCACATGGGTCTGTGGATCGACGACCTTCAGGCAGCCGTCACGTGGCTCGAGGCTCAAGGCGTCCGCTTCACACCTGGGGGCATCCGCAAGGGCGCAGCGGGTCACGACGTATGCTTCATCCACCCCAAGGGCAACGCGGACTTTCCGCTCGGGGGTGAGGGAGTGTTGATTGAGTTGGTGCAAGCGCCCGCAGACGTGATTGCGGCCTTCGACGCCCTGTAG